A single genomic interval of Aureliella helgolandensis harbors:
- a CDS encoding Hpt domain-containing protein, whose amino-acid sequence MSAIDLSKRFPAALERLGNDTELLRTMASIVAEDGPVLHEQLAADVKRDDLPAVIATAHQLKGLLATFETESPTSMLDEMEQFAKRGDAESVKQLHTRSQPEIVVLLGLISQLA is encoded by the coding sequence ATGTCTGCAATTGACCTGAGCAAAAGATTTCCCGCTGCACTCGAGAGACTGGGCAATGACACTGAGTTGTTACGCACCATGGCTAGTATTGTCGCAGAGGATGGCCCCGTCCTTCACGAACAACTCGCTGCCGATGTGAAGCGTGATGATCTGCCTGCGGTTATAGCGACGGCCCACCAGCTCAAGGGATTGTTGGCGACGTTCGAAACCGAGTCCCCCACATCGATGCTCGACGAGATGGAACAGTTCGCGAAACGAGGAGATGCCGAGTCGGTAAAACAGTTGCACACTCGCAGCCAACCTGAAATCGTGGTTTTACTTGGGCTGATTTCGCAACTCGCCTAG
- a CDS encoding CHASE3 domain-containing protein gives MTVEPAIRDRPLLSERLAVAAVVVLLVLNGLVAFNQIRRLRLHTNRVEQSHVLRQKLDSIESAVITAEAGQRGFLITGQESYLDQYQETVKTVDSLVSQLLALTEADPAKADIAIAIQPLIRMKMEELASTIIVRRNAGFEEVRRLVAKNIGKRTMDSISKQVDQLRQIENRLISDREATAATTYGSVLLTSLMSTIVSLILVVAVLYLVQRNRQRAEQAEATIRREHEQLQASLDRNTILELENQRMGQYVRTIVEQVQDYAIFGMDDQCRAITWNEGVRQVLGFDESEFVGKDVRQLIFTPEASELGIPTVEFATAAQEGRASDDRWMMRKGGTRFWASGITSAVKDADGNVIGFSKVMRDLTERKRDEDEMAELATKLSEMNRRKNEFLATLAHELRNPLAPIKNAVQLMSMSESRPENMELHDTIARQVEQMIRLIDDLLDVSRIGHGKLTLHKDTINLRAVIASAIEASSTFITEKDQRLETTLCDSEVLVYADPARLTQVVSNLLNNSSRYSDSNANISLTLSIDCSQSSEGVACIVVEDDGVGLSSDRLEDIFHMFSQVPDSQGRGDAGLGIGLTLVKALVELHGGTVAAHSDGVGRGSRFTVSIPLAPKNAVAASAEAASRSPVDARPFRVLVVEDMRALRMVMSRLLERMGHEVRVSEDGLSALETLTEFDAEVIFSDIAMPGMTGNDLARKLREHPDWKGTYLVAMSGYGQLSDQAQSRESGFDEHMVKPVDIVKLRELFEKLTQAFPSTS, from the coding sequence TTGACAGTAGAACCGGCCATCCGTGATCGTCCCTTACTGAGCGAGCGTCTCGCGGTGGCAGCCGTCGTTGTGCTTCTAGTCTTGAACGGCTTAGTGGCCTTCAATCAAATTCGGCGTTTGCGGCTGCATACGAATCGCGTCGAGCAGTCCCACGTTTTGCGGCAAAAGCTCGATTCCATCGAGTCGGCAGTCATTACGGCCGAAGCTGGGCAGCGGGGCTTCCTCATTACAGGGCAAGAATCTTACTTGGATCAATACCAAGAGACCGTTAAGACGGTCGATTCGCTCGTCTCTCAGCTGTTAGCGCTGACGGAAGCCGACCCTGCCAAAGCCGATATTGCGATTGCTATTCAGCCGCTCATCCGGATGAAGATGGAGGAGCTCGCATCCACGATCATCGTCCGACGCAATGCGGGGTTTGAAGAAGTCCGTCGACTGGTAGCTAAAAACATTGGCAAGCGCACGATGGATTCGATCTCCAAGCAGGTTGATCAGCTGCGACAGATTGAGAATCGGCTCATATCCGACCGAGAGGCGACTGCGGCGACAACCTATGGGAGTGTGCTGCTGACGAGTTTAATGTCGACCATCGTCAGCCTGATTCTAGTTGTGGCGGTGCTCTATTTGGTGCAGCGCAACAGGCAGCGCGCCGAACAGGCGGAAGCCACCATTCGACGCGAACACGAGCAGTTGCAAGCTAGCTTAGATCGCAACACGATTTTAGAGCTTGAGAATCAGCGAATGGGGCAATACGTGCGCACCATCGTCGAACAAGTGCAAGATTATGCGATCTTTGGAATGGACGACCAATGCCGAGCCATCACTTGGAACGAAGGGGTGCGGCAAGTGCTGGGTTTCGATGAGAGTGAGTTTGTTGGGAAGGATGTTCGTCAACTGATCTTTACGCCCGAAGCAAGTGAGCTCGGCATACCTACTGTTGAGTTTGCCACAGCCGCCCAAGAAGGACGGGCTAGCGACGATCGATGGATGATGCGCAAGGGGGGGACGCGATTCTGGGCATCTGGTATCACCAGCGCCGTTAAAGATGCCGACGGGAACGTCATCGGGTTCAGCAAAGTGATGCGCGACTTAACGGAACGCAAACGCGACGAAGACGAGATGGCGGAGCTGGCCACGAAACTCTCAGAGATGAACCGTCGCAAGAATGAATTCTTAGCGACCCTAGCGCACGAGCTTCGCAATCCGCTCGCCCCCATTAAGAATGCCGTTCAACTAATGTCCATGTCAGAATCCCGTCCCGAAAACATGGAACTGCATGACACGATAGCTCGGCAGGTGGAACAGATGATCCGCTTGATCGACGATCTGTTGGACGTCTCAAGAATTGGGCACGGGAAGTTGACCCTCCACAAGGATACGATCAATTTGCGGGCTGTTATCGCATCTGCGATCGAAGCTTCCAGCACTTTCATCACGGAGAAGGATCAGCGGCTTGAGACGACACTGTGTGACAGCGAGGTGCTCGTATATGCCGATCCAGCTCGGCTAACTCAAGTCGTTTCCAATTTGTTGAACAATTCCTCGCGTTACAGCGATTCCAACGCCAACATTTCACTGACGCTGTCCATCGATTGCAGTCAATCCTCCGAGGGGGTTGCGTGCATTGTCGTTGAGGATGACGGGGTAGGGCTGTCCTCCGATCGGTTGGAAGACATCTTCCACATGTTCTCCCAGGTACCCGATTCCCAGGGGCGTGGCGATGCGGGGCTGGGGATTGGGCTGACCCTGGTGAAAGCGTTGGTCGAATTGCATGGTGGGACGGTTGCTGCACACAGCGATGGTGTTGGCCGGGGGAGTCGGTTTACCGTAAGCATCCCGCTAGCTCCGAAGAACGCGGTTGCAGCGTCTGCCGAAGCTGCCTCAAGATCCCCGGTCGATGCTAGACCGTTTCGCGTGTTGGTCGTTGAGGATATGCGAGCACTACGCATGGTCATGTCGCGGTTGTTGGAACGGATGGGACACGAGGTTCGCGTGTCTGAGGATGGTTTGAGCGCGCTTGAGACTCTGACCGAGTTTGATGCGGAAGTGATTTTCTCGGATATCGCAATGCCTGGGATGACCGGGAACGATCTAGCTCGCAAGCTGCGTGAGCACCCTGATTGGAAGGGCACTTACTTGGTGGCGATGAGTGGCTATGGGCAGCTCTCGGACCAAGCCCAATCTCGGGAGTCCGGTTTCGACGAACACATGGTGAAGCCGGTCGATATCGTCAAACTTCGAGAGTTGTTTGAGAAGCTCACACAAGCATTTCCCTCCACTTCGTAG
- a CDS encoding AI-2E family transporter codes for MDDSRKLANKVVLICGIALGVVAVVGLVVVSRSLLPLIFGAILFAVVLNRLARKLDSWIPASLSRGVRISAVIGFLTLLTVICALTFAHSASEQIVQLTDRVDASISEVVQAAKEQPIIQRFSGDNPKLKSWLPSSAQSLGVAKNFFATAFGVLADCLILLILACYFCFSPQKYRGGALRLVPIQWRERLDALLDESSETLWRWMVGRLLAMLIVGVLFGAGLALLGIPLPIELGIFAGLVTFVPNIGGIAAVIPALLLASQQDTTTVFSVLVLYLVIQFVESYLVTPLVQEHQVSLPPALVILAQIVAGMVFGFWGIMFATPLVAIAHLWIKQLYVEEWLETRP; via the coding sequence TTGGATGACTCTCGAAAGCTGGCGAATAAAGTAGTATTGATCTGTGGCATCGCTCTAGGTGTCGTTGCCGTGGTGGGTCTGGTTGTAGTCTCGCGAAGCCTACTTCCACTGATCTTTGGAGCAATTCTGTTCGCTGTAGTGCTCAATCGCCTCGCCCGAAAGCTGGATAGCTGGATCCCAGCCTCCCTGTCCCGTGGCGTGCGGATTTCTGCGGTGATTGGCTTCCTAACACTGCTGACCGTTATCTGTGCGCTGACGTTCGCACACTCTGCCAGCGAACAGATCGTGCAACTGACCGATCGCGTGGATGCCTCAATCTCAGAGGTGGTGCAGGCCGCCAAAGAACAACCGATCATTCAGAGATTCTCTGGCGACAACCCCAAGTTGAAATCATGGTTGCCATCGTCGGCGCAATCCCTCGGCGTCGCCAAGAACTTCTTTGCCACTGCTTTTGGAGTTCTAGCGGATTGCTTGATCCTGCTCATCCTGGCGTGCTATTTCTGCTTCAGCCCCCAAAAGTATCGCGGTGGAGCGCTCCGACTGGTCCCGATCCAGTGGAGAGAACGCTTGGACGCACTCCTAGACGAATCCAGCGAAACTCTGTGGCGATGGATGGTGGGACGCCTGCTGGCTATGCTGATCGTTGGCGTGCTCTTTGGTGCTGGCCTGGCGCTACTGGGAATTCCCTTGCCCATCGAGCTGGGGATCTTCGCGGGGCTCGTTACCTTCGTGCCCAACATCGGTGGCATCGCAGCGGTGATTCCCGCATTGCTGCTTGCATCTCAACAGGACACCACGACCGTCTTCAGCGTCCTAGTGCTCTACCTAGTCATCCAGTTTGTCGAGAGCTACCTAGTCACGCCCTTGGTGCAAGAACACCAGGTATCTCTCCCTCCCGCTCTGGTCATCCTGGCTCAAATTGTGGCAGGCATGGTGTTCGGCTTCTGGGGCATCATGTTTGCAACACCACTGGTGGCCATCGCACACCTGTGGATCAAGCAGCTCTATGTCGAGGAGTGGTTGGAAA
- a CDS encoding hybrid sensor histidine kinase/response regulator: protein MNTLLEPDHRRAIRRSIIEPLAMAAVIIVLVISGVVALRNFRELQQTRLRVSHSNHVLAGLRLVEAAVMDAESGQRGFLITGDEAYLEPFDDAVRRVRASLNSFASLIQDNATQRAAVPELRGLVEERLAELQHVLEVREHEGLAAAQQTVASATGKRTMDRIHAKAQSIREVEYQLLMTRENAAALSYHSGISTSILSTLTGLLLVGGVLYLLEHNRRKAERSALDLRTTRERLQLALDAAEMGSWNINPDTRQLIADEQFCKIFGIPLGEASYQRAVDALHPEDRSRVEAAIAASTRADNPTPYSIEYRVVHADGSVHWVLAKGAAHFTQEREHRTIASFDGTITDITDRKRQERRLLESERSALAASRSKSEFLANMSHEIRTPMAAILGYADVLLGHLADPDNRNCVLVIKRNGKHLLELINDILDLSRIEAGKLDVELETVSLPQLVAEVQSLMHVRATEKRLDFRTEFNGQVPETIQTDPTRLRQMLINLIGNAIKFTEKGTVTLTVNYEEEPSLECHSLLPSSSSQLPSSTLGSSQSSTLSFAIRDTGIGISPEQQQRLFKPFSQGDSSITRSYGGSGLGLAISLRLAEMLGGAIAVESALGVGSTFTVTLPIDSSKSGQLIPPSVFAVEQVHDHQRVEDPTLTCRVLVVDDRRDVRHISQHFLEKAGAEVLTAEDGRQAINLAIEARDSGEPFDLIVMDMQMPNVDGLQATAELRSAGIQWPVIALTADAMKGDRDRFLDGGCDDYLSKPIDHRKLVNMVAFYTQDIEQEELQAKRLERAAALRASLGEKH from the coding sequence GTGAACACACTGCTAGAACCTGACCACCGTCGAGCGATTCGCCGTAGTATTATCGAGCCATTAGCGATGGCCGCAGTCATCATTGTTTTGGTGATTAGCGGTGTCGTAGCGCTGCGCAATTTCCGGGAACTCCAGCAGACGCGATTGAGAGTCAGTCATTCCAATCATGTCCTGGCAGGACTCCGGCTAGTGGAAGCAGCCGTGATGGACGCCGAGAGCGGGCAGCGCGGCTTCTTAATCACTGGGGATGAGGCATACCTGGAGCCGTTCGATGATGCGGTACGGCGCGTTCGCGCTTCTTTAAACTCGTTCGCTTCCTTGATCCAAGACAATGCCACTCAACGGGCCGCAGTCCCGGAGCTGCGAGGCTTGGTGGAAGAACGGCTTGCGGAGCTGCAGCATGTTCTGGAGGTGCGAGAGCACGAGGGGCTTGCAGCGGCCCAGCAAACCGTTGCCTCAGCCACCGGGAAGCGAACCATGGACCGCATCCATGCCAAAGCTCAGTCGATTCGGGAGGTTGAGTACCAACTGCTCATGACCCGCGAAAACGCGGCCGCCCTTTCCTACCATAGCGGTATCTCCACCTCGATCCTCTCGACTCTAACTGGGCTACTGTTGGTGGGGGGAGTCCTTTACCTGCTAGAACACAATCGTCGCAAAGCCGAGCGATCTGCCCTTGATTTGCGGACCACGCGGGAACGACTCCAACTTGCGCTCGATGCGGCCGAAATGGGCTCTTGGAATATCAACCCTGACACTCGGCAGCTCATCGCTGACGAACAATTTTGCAAGATTTTCGGTATCCCCCTTGGTGAAGCCAGCTACCAACGAGCGGTGGACGCACTCCACCCGGAAGACCGCAGCAGGGTCGAAGCGGCGATTGCGGCATCAACTCGAGCAGATAATCCTACGCCCTACTCCATCGAGTATCGAGTGGTCCACGCTGATGGTTCAGTGCATTGGGTGCTCGCCAAAGGCGCCGCTCATTTCACTCAAGAGCGTGAACATCGGACCATTGCGAGCTTTGACGGGACGATCACCGACATCACCGACCGCAAACGCCAAGAACGTCGACTGCTGGAGAGTGAACGCTCCGCTCTGGCCGCGAGCCGATCCAAAAGCGAGTTCCTGGCAAACATGAGCCACGAAATTCGTACGCCAATGGCTGCTATCTTGGGCTACGCAGATGTGCTGCTGGGACACCTAGCCGATCCCGACAATCGCAACTGTGTACTGGTCATCAAACGCAATGGCAAGCATCTCTTGGAATTGATCAACGATATCCTGGATCTGTCTAGAATTGAGGCTGGCAAACTGGACGTGGAGCTTGAAACGGTCTCGCTACCGCAACTGGTGGCCGAGGTGCAATCGCTCATGCACGTTCGCGCCACAGAGAAAAGGCTCGACTTCCGTACGGAATTCAACGGACAGGTCCCTGAGACGATTCAAACCGATCCGACACGATTGCGACAAATGCTGATCAATTTAATCGGGAATGCCATCAAGTTCACTGAGAAAGGAACGGTGACACTGACGGTGAACTACGAAGAGGAACCCTCCTTAGAGTGCCATTCCTTATTGCCTTCCTCTAGCTCCCAACTCCCTTCCTCCACGTTGGGTTCCTCCCAGAGTTCCACACTTTCCTTCGCCATACGCGACACCGGCATTGGCATCAGTCCTGAACAGCAACAACGGTTATTTAAGCCCTTTTCGCAGGGCGACTCCTCCATTACCCGCTCCTACGGCGGAAGTGGCCTCGGACTGGCCATTAGCCTCCGTTTGGCTGAAATGCTGGGCGGAGCAATTGCAGTGGAAAGTGCACTCGGAGTAGGCTCCACCTTTACGGTAACCTTGCCAATCGATTCCAGTAAAAGTGGGCAGCTAATCCCCCCGAGCGTTTTCGCGGTAGAGCAGGTTCACGACCATCAGCGCGTGGAAGATCCAACGCTAACATGTCGCGTTTTGGTAGTGGACGATCGTCGGGACGTAAGGCACATCAGTCAACACTTCCTCGAGAAGGCGGGCGCGGAAGTTCTCACGGCCGAAGATGGACGACAGGCTATCAACCTTGCGATCGAGGCACGCGACTCTGGCGAACCGTTTGACTTGATCGTGATGGACATGCAAATGCCGAATGTAGATGGCCTGCAAGCCACCGCTGAACTTCGGTCCGCAGGCATCCAGTGGCCCGTCATCGCCTTGACCGCCGATGCCATGAAGGGAGATCGCGACCGTTTCCTCGATGGGGGCTGTGACGACTATTTATCCAAACCGATCGATCACCGGAAATTGGTGAACATGGTGGCGTTTTACACGCAAGACATCGAGCAGGAAGAATTGCAGGCGAAACGATTAGAACGCGCGGCGGCTTTACGAGCCAGCTTGGGGGAAAAACATTAG
- a CDS encoding DUF1328 domain-containing protein: MLSWALTFLVVAIIAGVLGFGVIAGTAASIAKVLFFVFLVLFVVGLLMGRRGPAV; encoded by the coding sequence ATGTTGAGCTGGGCTTTGACGTTTTTGGTTGTTGCGATTATTGCAGGTGTTCTGGGATTCGGCGTCATCGCCGGGACGGCGGCGAGTATCGCCAAGGTGCTGTTTTTCGTGTTCTTAGTGCTGTTTGTGGTAGGGCTGCTCATGGGCCGTCGAGGACCGGCTGTTTAG